The window CTGTGGGTGCGCCTGCGGAGGGAATTCTGCACGCTCAGCCCGCCGCCTCCATGCTTCTCACAGGTGGCGCCCTCCACCATGCTGCGCCGCTTGCTGTCACTACGCTGCAGGTAGGCATCGTCGCTGTCGTCTTCATCGTCCTCCTCTTCAGActcctcgtcttcatcttcatcgtaCTCTTCTTCATCAGTGTTGGGTGAGGAGAGGGCATCGGCACTGAAGGAGCGATCGAGGCGCAACTCGGGGATGAcaaatgaggatgaggaggaggaggggggagcatTGGTGTCAGGTGGCTCTGAGGCGTTGTCTTCATCTGTGTTAGACACCACCAGGTTTAAGTTGACTTCCTCTtcattcctctctccctcctcctcgtctccttctttctcttccccctCACTCCCTGGACTCTTTCTGCTGGCCATAtactcgtcctcctcctcatcttccacTCTCCTGCCGTCCCCATCCTTCATCTCTTTCCAgatctccatctcctccatacTCTTGCAATCCTCACCCTCGGTGGAAGGAGGTGGAGTTGGAGGCACCTTGTGTCGCTCCTCGGATCCCACCAGACCCCCGAGGGGCATGTAGATCTCATCCAGAGGGGTGAGAGGCTCTGAGGGGTGAGGACTGCCCAGGGTCGGGGGCTCTGAGGGGCTGGAGGGGTACAGGCTGCTTTCCTCACCTTCAGAGTTGCGTGGGGGCAGGTGGAGGCACACACCTCCTCGATCTCCTCCTACTCCGCCCAGCTCACATGAGGGGTCATCCACCTTAGGCTCCAACATCTAGAAAAGggcacagagaaagacagagagagagaacagttAGTCATATCTGTTTGGACAATTAATGCACCGTCTATAAATCTAACAAGTCTAACTCAGCATGATTGAGATTTACTTTGTTGCCATGAGCAAATCCAC is drawn from Chaetodon trifascialis isolate fChaTrf1 chromosome 20, fChaTrf1.hap1, whole genome shotgun sequence and contains these coding sequences:
- the rgs3a gene encoding regulator of G-protein signaling 3a isoform X5; its protein translation is MLEPKVDDPSCELGGVGGDRGGVCLHLPPRNSEGEESSLYPSSPSEPPTLGSPHPSEPLTPLDEIYMPLGGLVGSEERHKVPPTPPPSTEGEDCKSMEEMEIWKEMKDGDGRRVEDEEEDEYMASRKSPGSEGEEKEGDEEEGERNEEEVNLNLVVSNTDEDNASEPPDTNAPPSSSSSSFVIPELRLDRSFSADALSSPNTDEEEYDEDEDEESEEEDDEDDSDDAYLQRSDSKRRSMVEGATCEKHGGGGLSVQNSLRRRTHSEGSLLQDPRTPCFTSDNAINCLEVGGAHHKGGWTLPSPKTLKKELTKNGGSMHQLCMLFSGRKLSSGSPCSCEVSPDGTKKKKSKNLAKDMKNRLAFLRRRNESPGSNPASKLDKSMKSVKPTPEEALKWGDSLDKLLAHKYGLAAFRAFLRTEFSEENLEFWLACEEYKKIKSQSKMASKAKKIFAEYIAIQSCKEVNLDSYTRDHTKDNLQNVTRSCFDLAQRRIYGLMEKDSYPRFLRSELYSDLINQKKPSSTPTSSSS